From Amphiprion ocellaris isolate individual 3 ecotype Okinawa chromosome 2, ASM2253959v1, whole genome shotgun sequence, a single genomic window includes:
- the LOC111570620 gene encoding 40S ribosomal protein S27-like, which yields MPLAKDLLHSSLAEERRKHKKKRLVQSPNSYFMDVKCMGCYRITTIFSHAQTVVPCAGCSIILCRPRGGKCKLTAGCAFRRKYT from the exons ATGCCT TTGGCTAAAGATCTGCTGCACTCCAGTCTGGCcgaggagaggaggaaacatAAGAAGAAGAGGCTGGTGCAGAGTCCCAACTCCTACTTCATGGATGTCAAGTGCATGG GCTGCTACAGGATCACCACCATCTTCAGTCACGCCCAGACAGTTGTACCATGTGCAGGCTGCTCCATAATCCTCTGCAGGCCTCGAGGCGGGAAATGCAAACTAACCGCTG GTTGCGCCTTTCGAAGGAAATACACCTGA